In the genome of Mycteria americana isolate JAX WOST 10 ecotype Jacksonville Zoo and Gardens chromosome 7, USCA_MyAme_1.0, whole genome shotgun sequence, one region contains:
- the ARL14 gene encoding ADP-ribosylation factor-like protein 14, whose protein sequence is MGLQNTKHSKVKQANILMLGLDSAGKSALLYKFKYDDVFLTIPTIGFNVDMIETEKDFTLTFWDVGGQQKMRQVWCNFLENTDGLLYVVDSSDKRRLEESKKEFELILKNEFIKSVPVVVLANKQDLPGALNAEEITRRFNMKKCCSDRNWCVQPCCALTGEGLSEALQRLTAFVKHYSRSKETLKIFKEI, encoded by the coding sequence ATGGGCCTCCAGAACACCAAACACTCCAAAGTCAAGCAAGCTAATATACTGATGTTAGGACTTGATTCTGCGGGAAAATCTGCACTGTTGTACAAGTTCAAGTATGACGATGTTTTTCTAACAATTCCAACAATTGGCTTTAATGTTGATATGATTGAAACCGAGAAAGATTTTACATTGACCTTTTGGGATGTTGGAGGACAACAGAAAATGAGACAGGTTTGGTGCAATTTCCTGGAAAACACAGACGGCCTGCTGTATGTTGTGGACAGCTCTGATAAACGACGTCTGGAAGAATCAAAGAAAGAATTTGAACTCATTTTAAAGAATGAATTTATAAAAAGCGTACCAGTCGTCGTGCTAGCGAACAAGCAGGATTTGCCTGGAGCTTTGAACGCTGAGGAAATAACCAGGAGATTCAACATGAAGAAGTGCTGCAGTGACAGAAATTGGTGTGTACAACCCTGTTGTGCTCTCACAGGAGAAGGTTTGTCAGAAGCTCTCCAAAGACTAACCGCATTTGTAAAACACTACAGCAGATCAAAGGAGACTTTGAAAATCTTTAAGGAAATCTAA
- the B3GALNT1 gene encoding LOW QUALITY PROTEIN: UDP-GalNAc:beta-1,3-N-acetylgalactosaminyltransferase 1 (The sequence of the model RefSeq protein was modified relative to this genomic sequence to represent the inferred CDS: deleted 2 bases in 2 codons; substituted 1 base at 1 genomic stop codon): MRTLKWFFLFLLVFSGVAMWYVTFSSNTVIEHINLMYFYEYEPIYKQHFLFTLRNRLKCKDINPFLVILVSSSPTDVKSRQAIRITWGSQNFWWGHQILTLFXVGQDIQREDNAAALLVEDKSILCGDIIRQDFMDTYDNLILKTTMAFRWVAEFCSHARFLMKTDTDVFINTANLVKFLLKLNSSESIFTGYPLIDNFAYRGFYKKTYIPHGEYPFKLYPPYCSGMGYILDGKLALRIYELISHIKPIKFEDVYVGICLKILKVNISIPEDKQQFFLYKINFDICKYRHLIAVHSITSSEIIGLWQVLSSNTAVTCL; the protein is encoded by the exons ATGAGAAcattaaaatggttttttttgtttctccttgtaTTTTCTGGCGTAGCAATGTGGTACGTAACTTTTTCTTCCAACACTGTGATTGAGCATATAAACCTCATG TATTTCTACGAATATGAACCCATTTACAAGCAACACTTCCTCTTCACGCTGCGGAACCGCCTGAAATGCAAAGACATAAATCCGTTTCTAGTCATCTTGGTGTCTTCAAGTCCTACAGATGTGAAGTCAAGGCAGGCCATCAGGATAACGTGGGGATCTCAAAACTTCTGGTGGGGACATCAAATTCTAACCCTGTTCTAAGTAGGTCAGGACATTCAAAGAGAAGACAATGCTGCAGCACTGTTGGTAGAAGACAAAAGCATCCTCTGTGGTGACATAATTCGCCAAGATTTTATGGACACGTACGACAATCTCATCTTGAAAACAACCATGGCGTTCAGGTGGGTCGCTGAGTTCTGTTCACATGCTAGATTCCTCATGAAGACCGATACCGATGTCTTCATCAACACCGCTAACTTGGTAAAATTTCTTCTGAAGCTAAATTcctcagaaagtatttttactggtTATCCTCTTATAGATAACTTTGCCTACAGAGGCTTTTAC AAAAAAACGTACATCCCTCATGGTGAATATCCATTCAAGTTGTATCCTCCGTATTGCAGTGGGATGGGTTATATATTGGATGGAAAACTGGCTCTGAGGATTTATGAACTGATAAGTCATATCAAACCTATTAAATTTGAGGATGTTTATGTTGGAATTTGCTTAAAGATACTTAAAGTGAACATCAGTATTCCAGAAGATAAACAACAgttctttctttataaaattaattttgatatcTGTAAGTATCGACATTTGATTGCAGTACATAGCATTACCTCAAGTGAAATAATCGGGCTTTGGCAGGTTTTGTCATCAAACACTGCGGTTACTTGCCTTTGA